The following are from one region of the Syngnathus typhle isolate RoL2023-S1 ecotype Sweden linkage group LG22, RoL_Styp_1.0, whole genome shotgun sequence genome:
- the si:dkey-261l7.2 gene encoding uncharacterized protein si:dkey-261l7.2, whose translation MPQLTLSAAVQLALLLSAFPAQYLIHKWSGNTAEQRLIASAKLIQMWKEWSSSYLSISTWNEWSQQQFAKILSALGMDMEGEADSAPVENMMFDNDQGYFGASKEVRSPRPPYVFLRVGEVVVERKTQRLGVVVSWDSEMRAPAEWMFRMVKETQSVAAKKTPHYKVLFKGPGPNHVVVAYLPQTYLKRVTGKKPNIPTLNHYFSGFDGVRFVPQTWLKEIFPEDDIDF comes from the exons TCTGCGGCTGTGCAACTGGCGCTCTTGCTGTCGGCCTTCCCGGCTCAGTACCTGATCCACAAATGGAGCGGCAACACTGCAGAGCAGCGCCTCATCGCGTCAGCAAA GTTGATTCAAATGTGGAAAGAATGGAGCAGTTCTTATCTGAGCATTTCAACCTGGAACGAGTGGAGCCAGCAGCAATTTGCCAAAATCTT GTCTGCGCTCGGTATGGACATGGAGGGGGAAGCCGATTCGGCTCCTGTGGAAAACATGATGTTTGACAACGACCAAGGATATTTTGGAG CATCCAAGGAGGTGCGCAGTCCACGGCCGCCTTACGTTTTCCTGCGGGTGGGCGAGGTCGTGGTGGAGCGCAAGACCCAACGGCTCGGCGTGGTGGTGAGCTGGGACAGTGAGATGAGGGCCCCTGCTGAGTGGATGTTCAGGATGGTCAAAGAAACGCAG AGTGTTGCAGCCAAGAAGACTCCTCATTACAAAGTTCTGTTCAAAGGGCCAGGACCTAACCATGTAGTAGTGGCCTACCTGCCTCAAACTTACCTCAAGCGTGTCACTGGCAAAAAA CCCAACATTCCCACCTTGAACCATTACTTCAGTGGTTTTGACGGTGTCCGCTTTGTGCCCCAAACGTGGCTGAAAGAGATTTTCCCAGAGGACGACATTGATTTCTGA